One part of the Desulfonema ishimotonii genome encodes these proteins:
- the hmcC gene encoding sulfate respiration complex protein HmcC — MTNLDDNYPWGLWIGFDLMAGVALAAGGYTSSAACYLFGMKRYHSAVRPAILTAFLGYALVVVSLHYDVGRPWRLPYPLFISQGTTSLLFEVGLCVALYLSVLFLEYSTAALEWLGQRTIRNLMVKLTLVLTIFGVILSTLHQSSLGALFLIAPSKLHPLWYSQYLAVYFFISSIFAGLSMVIFEGSLSHKYFEDRMDATYLAEHDGVVLGFAKGASFVMAGYLVIKVIGIAMDNHWHLLGTPYGLWFLFELLGCVALPCFLYAIGVRDKNLKMIKWASVIAILGIILNRANICLIAFNWYLPLKDRYIPHWGEVGLTIFMVTLGVVIFRFIVTRQPIFFEHPDYKSSH; from the coding sequence GTGACCAACCTGGATGACAACTACCCGTGGGGGCTGTGGATCGGGTTTGACCTGATGGCCGGTGTGGCCCTGGCCGCAGGCGGATACACCTCATCCGCCGCCTGCTATCTGTTCGGAATGAAGCGGTATCATTCTGCCGTGCGCCCCGCCATTCTCACGGCGTTCCTGGGATATGCCCTGGTGGTCGTATCCCTCCACTATGACGTGGGCCGCCCCTGGCGACTGCCCTACCCGCTCTTCATCTCCCAGGGCACCACCTCCCTGCTCTTTGAAGTGGGCCTCTGTGTGGCACTGTACCTGAGCGTTCTCTTTCTGGAATACTCCACGGCTGCGCTGGAGTGGCTGGGCCAGAGAACCATACGGAACCTGATGGTGAAACTGACGCTGGTGCTGACCATCTTCGGCGTCATTCTCTCCACCCTGCACCAGTCCTCTCTCGGAGCCCTCTTCCTCATTGCCCCCTCAAAGCTTCACCCGCTCTGGTATTCGCAGTATCTGGCGGTCTACTTCTTTATCTCCAGCATCTTCGCAGGCCTTTCGATGGTGATCTTCGAAGGCAGCCTGTCCCACAAATACTTTGAGGACAGGATGGACGCGACCTATCTTGCCGAGCATGACGGCGTGGTGCTGGGGTTTGCCAAAGGCGCTTCCTTTGTCATGGCCGGCTATCTGGTCATCAAGGTGATCGGCATTGCAATGGACAACCACTGGCATCTGCTGGGAACGCCCTACGGGCTCTGGTTCCTGTTTGAGCTGCTGGGATGTGTGGCCCTGCCCTGTTTCCTGTACGCCATCGGGGTGCGGGACAAGAACCTGAAGATGATCAAATGGGCGTCGGTCATCGCCATTCTGGGGATCATCCTGAACCGGGCCAATATCTGCCTGATCGCATTCAACTGGTATCTCCCGCTCAAAGACCGGTATATTCCGCACTGGGGCGAGGTCGGGCTGACGATCTTCATGGTGACGCTCGGCGTTGTGATTTTCAGATTTATCGTCACCCGTCAGCCGATATTTTTTGAACATCCCGACTACAAATCGTCGCATTAA
- the hmcB gene encoding sulfate respiration complex iron-sulfur protein HmcB, protein MTEVNIMSVSRRKFLAWMGGAGLSTAVGKKASAASNKVFKGYPDSLGVLHDTTLCVGCRSCEEACNKVNDLPQPEKPFKDLSVLEEDRRTDARAFTVVNQYENSEQPGSPVFRKIQCNHCLEPACASACFVSAFKKTEEGAVVYDASVCVGCRYCMVACPFNIPAYEYDNVLTPKVVKCTMCHPRVREGKLPGCVEACPVEALTFGRRDDLLQIARERIRKHPERYIDHIYGEHEMGGTSWLYITGTPYEEIGMREDLGNTPAPGLTSGALAVVPMVAGLWPIFLTGAYAMSRRKEKVSAEEREQAVAAAVAETDAAAEKKLALALEKAKKEKETAIQKEVKKALEEAAKAQEDPDKEEDA, encoded by the coding sequence ATGACAGAGGTAAATATTATGTCCGTATCCCGTAGGAAATTTTTAGCATGGATGGGCGGTGCAGGCCTGAGCACAGCCGTCGGCAAAAAAGCGTCTGCCGCTTCCAACAAGGTGTTCAAAGGCTATCCGGACAGTCTGGGCGTATTGCATGACACAACGCTCTGTGTGGGATGCCGCTCCTGCGAAGAGGCCTGCAACAAGGTAAACGACCTGCCCCAGCCCGAAAAGCCGTTTAAGGATCTGAGCGTTCTGGAAGAAGATCGGCGAACGGATGCCAGGGCCTTCACGGTCGTGAATCAGTACGAAAACAGCGAACAGCCCGGAAGCCCGGTGTTCAGAAAGATCCAGTGCAATCACTGTCTGGAGCCGGCCTGTGCGTCGGCCTGTTTTGTCAGTGCGTTCAAAAAGACCGAAGAGGGGGCCGTGGTGTATGACGCCTCGGTCTGTGTGGGGTGCCGCTACTGCATGGTGGCATGCCCGTTCAACATTCCGGCCTATGAATATGACAATGTCCTGACCCCGAAAGTGGTCAAATGCACCATGTGCCACCCCCGTGTCAGAGAGGGAAAGCTGCCCGGATGTGTGGAGGCGTGTCCGGTGGAAGCCCTGACCTTCGGCAGACGGGACGACCTTCTTCAGATTGCCAGAGAGCGTATCCGCAAGCACCCGGAGCGCTACATTGACCATATCTACGGCGAACATGAGATGGGCGGAACGAGCTGGCTCTATATCACCGGCACACCTTACGAAGAGATCGGTATGCGTGAAGATCTCGGCAATACCCCGGCCCCGGGCCTGACCTCCGGTGCCCTGGCCGTAGTGCCGATGGTGGCCGGGCTGTGGCCCATTTTTCTGACCGGCGCCTATGCCATGAGCAGGCGCAAGGAGAAGGTCTCTGCCGAAGAGCGGGAACAGGCCGTTGCTGCCGCTGTTGCCGAAACTGACGCTGCCGCTGAAAAGAAGCTCGCCCTGGCTCTGGAAAAGGCCAAAAAGGAAAAAGAGACCGCCATTCAGAAAGAAGTGAAAAAAGCGCTTGAGGAGGCGGCCAAAGCTCAGGAAGACCCTGACAAGGAGGAGGATGCCTGA
- the hmcA gene encoding sulfate respiration complex hexadecaheme cytochrome HmcA yields MVKGKKKFWWVGVLIAVFMISTYCIGGEGMKELFAADQSRADIITIDTLRVFGYLEKPEVVFLHDAHTDALEKKGKDCATCHFAQKNTGEIPGTFNDAVKSIDPLSPKFKRLEDTARKEVMDVYHKFCIDCHTQMSAEGDKSGPVTCGECHRETVEVTSARQPMGMNKSLHYRHVKIHEKKENPQEKQCGICHHEYNAEKKELVYVKEKEGTCRYCHLENASDIPAHMKDSPQLSRLSMREASHLDCISCHRKTLAKNEMAGPVKCAGCHADESQKKFRKVADVPRMERKQPDAVRVSTGEKVEKDADRPGAARMEAVLYDHKAHEANNDTCRVCHHASMDKCSKCHTVDGTKDGNFVKLEQAFHRIGNDNSCLGCHELNQRDPKCSGCHIFMEKQRRQPDASCLKCHQKLTPEMEAAAEKTDDKALARMMAEQKTYTLETYEEKDIPEKVVISAMRDTYEAVELPHRKIVRKLQDNIRDNKMATFFHREKGTLCQGCHHNSPASAKPPKCASCHGRPFDEKQPNRPGLMGAYHQQCMTCHKEMKLEKPAGCLGCHKENKEKI; encoded by the coding sequence ATGGTGAAGGGAAAAAAGAAGTTTTGGTGGGTCGGGGTCCTGATTGCGGTCTTTATGATCTCAACGTACTGTATCGGCGGAGAGGGCATGAAAGAACTGTTTGCCGCAGATCAGAGCAGAGCGGATATCATCACCATTGATACGCTCAGAGTATTCGGCTATCTGGAAAAGCCGGAGGTCGTGTTCCTGCACGATGCACACACAGACGCCCTTGAAAAAAAGGGAAAGGATTGTGCCACCTGTCACTTTGCCCAGAAGAACACCGGTGAGATACCGGGAACCTTCAATGATGCCGTCAAAAGCATTGACCCGTTATCCCCCAAATTCAAACGTCTGGAGGATACGGCCCGGAAGGAGGTGATGGATGTCTATCACAAGTTCTGCATCGACTGCCACACGCAGATGAGTGCCGAGGGGGATAAGTCCGGTCCGGTGACCTGCGGGGAATGCCACCGGGAAACCGTTGAGGTGACCTCCGCCCGTCAGCCAATGGGCATGAACAAATCTCTTCACTACCGGCATGTCAAAATTCACGAAAAAAAGGAGAATCCGCAGGAAAAGCAGTGCGGGATCTGCCACCATGAATATAACGCAGAGAAGAAAGAGCTGGTCTATGTGAAAGAGAAGGAGGGAACCTGCCGTTACTGCCACCTGGAAAATGCCTCTGATATTCCCGCCCATATGAAAGATTCGCCGCAACTCTCCAGGCTTTCCATGAGAGAGGCGTCACACCTGGATTGCATCAGCTGCCACCGGAAAACCCTGGCGAAGAACGAGATGGCCGGCCCGGTGAAATGTGCCGGATGCCATGCGGACGAATCCCAGAAAAAGTTCCGGAAGGTGGCGGATGTGCCCCGGATGGAGCGTAAACAGCCGGATGCGGTCCGGGTCTCCACGGGAGAAAAGGTGGAAAAAGACGCAGACAGGCCGGGCGCTGCCCGCATGGAAGCCGTCCTTTACGACCACAAGGCCCATGAGGCGAATAACGACACCTGCCGGGTGTGCCACCATGCCAGCATGGACAAGTGCAGCAAATGCCACACCGTGGACGGGACAAAAGACGGCAACTTCGTCAAGCTGGAACAGGCATTTCACCGGATCGGCAACGACAACAGTTGCCTGGGCTGCCATGAGCTGAACCAGCGCGATCCCAAATGTTCGGGGTGTCACATCTTCATGGAGAAACAGCGCAGACAGCCGGACGCCTCCTGCCTGAAATGCCATCAGAAACTGACGCCGGAGATGGAAGCGGCTGCGGAGAAGACAGATGACAAGGCCCTGGCCCGGATGATGGCGGAACAGAAAACCTACACCCTTGAGACCTATGAGGAGAAGGATATTCCCGAAAAGGTCGTAATCAGCGCCATGCGGGACACATATGAGGCCGTTGAGCTGCCCCACCGGAAGATCGTGCGCAAATTGCAGGACAATATCAGAGACAACAAGATGGCAACCTTCTTCCACAGGGAAAAGGGAACCCTCTGTCAGGGATGCCACCACAACAGCCCGGCCTCTGCCAAACCGCCCAAGTGTGCGAGCTGTCACGGCAGGCCGTTTGACGAAAAACAGCCGAACCGGCCCGGCCTCATGGGGGCATATCACCAGCAGTGCATGACCTGTCATAAGGAAATGAAGCTCGAAAAGCCTGCCGGATGCCTCGGCTGCCACAAAGAAAACAAGGAAAAGATATAA
- a CDS encoding response regulator transcription factor: protein MGKMLIVEDSATFRQTFRKALGHRFPEMEIAEAENGEQALDIIETFKPDIVFMDIRLPGENGLALTGRIKIGHPNIFVIILTEYDLPEYRAAAFKNGADDFITKGALNMSQLVAMVNKMMPEKNRYDQK from the coding sequence ATGGGAAAAATGCTGATTGTCGAAGACAGTGCCACATTTCGTCAGACCTTCCGGAAGGCGCTGGGCCATCGGTTCCCGGAAATGGAGATTGCAGAGGCGGAAAACGGAGAACAGGCGCTGGACATCATTGAGACATTCAAACCGGACATCGTGTTTATGGATATCCGGCTGCCGGGAGAAAACGGATTGGCGCTGACCGGCAGGATCAAAATCGGACATCCGAATATCTTTGTCATCATCCTGACAGAATATGATCTGCCTGAATATCGTGCCGCCGCATTTAAAAACGGCGCAGATGATTTTATCACCAAAGGCGCGCTGAACATGTCGCAGCTTGTCGCGATGGTGAACAAAATGATGCCGGAAAAAAATAGATATGATCAGAAATGA
- the divK gene encoding DVU0259 family response regulator domain-containing protein, which translates to MAKKILVIDDDPVVVKYLVSLLEDNGYETCMASDGKEAMDVLKAERPDLITLDLEMPNEWGTRFYRKFKQNPELKETPVLIISGMPSRHLSVKDAIGYLAKPFEPDKVLELVKGAIG; encoded by the coding sequence ATGGCAAAGAAGATATTGGTGATTGATGATGATCCGGTCGTCGTGAAATATCTGGTCAGTCTTCTGGAGGACAACGGGTACGAAACCTGCATGGCGTCCGACGGCAAGGAGGCGATGGACGTTCTGAAGGCAGAGCGCCCCGACCTCATCACCCTTGACCTGGAGATGCCCAATGAATGGGGCACCCGGTTTTACCGGAAATTCAAACAGAACCCGGAATTAAAGGAGACGCCGGTACTGATCATCAGCGGAATGCCCTCCCGGCATCTTTCCGTAAAGGATGCCATCGGTTATCTGGCAAAGCCCTTTGAACCGGACAAGGTTCTGGAACTCGTAAAAGGCGCAATTGGCTGA